The genomic segment CACCTCACCTGCCCCACTCCCAGGGAGCAAGGAAGTGGGTGAATGGggcaagaggaggaagaaggcagTGATCCAGTGAGTGAGGGGCACTACCGTGAAGGGCAGCTTTGCCAGGCTTCCCATCTGAGGAGGaggaaatgcaaatagaaacatGGGCCCTCAGGGGGCATGTGAAGGGGGCTCCGAGGTGCTGGGATCCGTCCCCACTGCCCTGGGCCTTTCTCCCTCCGAGCCCCTTTCCTGGttgaggctgaggccagggctggggggTTCATGGCTTCGCTGGGGTGGGGCCAAGCCCCTGGCTTTGTGATCCCCCCACTTGTTAATGGTGACCTCCCTGACGTCCAGTCTTCTCTCTCCACCACTGGACTCAGCCCTGGGAAGCGGGGCAGGGTGCTGGGTGAGATTCCCCCAGGTAACTGAACAAACGGCCCCACCCCTCCTCAGCCCCCGGGTGGAGAGAGACCTGATTTTGGTTTCTCCGGCTCCATGAACACACAGAGGTACACGTCCTACCATAGGAGGAAGCAATGACTGTTACGAGGTTGGTGGCTGCAGGGGTGTGGGCTGGGGACAAGCAGACGAGCTGGGGAGGGGTCGGCCTCTGCCCGTCCTACCCGGCCCTTGGCGGCTCTGCCCCGGCGGCCACAGTGGCCTTGCCTGCTACTGAATGTGGCAGGCGGTGGAGGATGTGGCCTGGCAGCACATGCAGGTGGGGTTCACAGACTTGGGGGGAATGAGGTCTAGGTCCTCATCGTCGGGGATCTCATCTAACCGGTAGCCGTCCTTCAGCAGCTGGATGTTCAAATCTTGGTTGATCTGCTGTAGGCAAAGGGGAGGGAGGTCAGGCCCAAGCGGCAGGGAGGCACTACCCACGGCTCTGCGGCCACTCCAGGTGGTCTATGCCCCAATCCAGATGGTGAGCACTGCCCTGTCCCCCGTCTGTCCATACCCCTAGACCCTACTCCTGCCCAGGCACCTCCCTTCGCCTCTGGACTCCCTCTCTTTCTAGTCACCCCTCCCCATTCTAAGGTCAACTTCATACCTCTGGTCCTGCTTCTATTCGGGTTTTGCCCCTATCAGGCTGGCTATCACCTGTATTTCACAGCGTTTCACATCGTTCTATTTAAGTAGCCTGCTCCAATCTAAAGCCCCGCTCCTAACCTTGGGCTCCCTGTACTTGAGGCCAGTGACAGCTTTTTTTCCATCCTATCCTAGGCCCACCCTGTGCAGGGTaccacccagccctgcccagccctctTTTTCCATGTACTTGGGATAGCAGTGATCCTGTCTGGTGATGTCTAGGGCGGAAAGGGGTAGGGGCTCACCTCAGCAGAGGAGTAGCCAGAGGAGGAGTATCTGGACATGTCAAAGTCATCATCGCTGGCCatggaggaaagagagggaaagtgaTTCCAAGAAATTAAGTAGAAAACTCTCTGCAATCCCATCTCCCCATTAGTCAGTATCCCACACCTCCTTCATAGTTCCAAATAAACAGCAAAATCTCAATAAAAGCCATGCCTGCTATGCAAATGCAGAATTTTTAAAGACAAGTTCCCTAGCTCCACCTTTGAAAATAAATTGCTAACCTTAACCTCCTTTGAAATATAGCAGGTACTCCTTTTGCCCCCTTCCTTCTCACCATTTTTTTCCCTAGACTCAAATCAACCTGACTTGCAGAGTTTTCTCAAAGTCCAAGTCTAGCCAGGTGTTTTCCAAGAACTAGGGCTCCTCCCTGAGGGGGTGGGGCATTAAGCATCACATTTTGCTAGCCAGGGACCACATCACAGGCCAGTTAGGGACAACCATTGGATCAGTTGTCCCAGCCTGACAGCAGACAGCATAGGcccccctttcctctctctgccaCCTCCCTTAAGCCTTTGGTCCCTgccactataaaaaaaaaattccagtccCGGGAGAATTCACCCTTGGAGAGATTCTGGCTGAAGAATACTCCAATTCTGACATTATAGCAGGTATGGCCTGTATGGCCCACTTGTGCAACACAGGTTCCTTTGGTCTGCCCAGCTGCCCCCAGGCCCCCATACACACCTGTCTGTGTCAAGGGCTACCAGTGGCTTCTCATCTGGGCTCTGGTCAAGCGAGGAGTAGCCTTTATTGGGGAcgaccagcctgggtgaagaattTTGGGAGTTGGAGTGGCAAGTGTAGCATATAAACCTGGCAAGGGACTAGGTTGGGCCCCGTCCTaccacttccttccttccctccctccccaccttggATCCTGTTGAGGCTGTCTCCTCTCAGAGAGGAGCTGGGcctgaggagggagggaaaagggggaGGCTCAAGACCAGCAAAGATAGTTACTGGCTGGCAGGCTCCAGGTGGGGTAGGGAGGGCCTCTACCTCGTTCGGGCCATGACATTGTTCTTCTTGGGTTGCTGGTTGACAGGACTACCCATGCTGCCATTCTTCAGGGAGCCCTTCCGGGCCAGCTCCCGCTGCTTCTCTGCAGAAAAACATGGGAAGGAAGCTGTGTCTTGCCCCTGAGGCCACCCTGCCTTACCACTCAGGACAGCCTGGGCTGGGCCTCCACTGTGAAACCAACTGCTCCTAGAAGGACTGAGGCAGGGACCCCAACTCTAGGCGCCTGCTGCTTGGTGGATATAGTACCTGGCCCTGCACAACCTGAGGCAGACAGTTGGGGGGAAAAAGAGGAGGCTGCCCCCTGTTTTCCAGGAACCACAACTCCCATGTCTAGTAGTTAGTGGGTATTTGATGCCAGGGAAAGGCTGGAGAGGGAGAGACAATCACAGAAGGATGGGACAGTCAGAGAGGGCTTCCTTTAGGTGATACCATGACCTGAAGAGAGGTGGGCATTATAGGAAGGGATAATATGTGCAAAAATGAATTTATAAGTGAGCACAAATGTGGCTTTGGATACAGGGGTgaagagagaggtcaggttagaGAAGTAAAATCCATTTATTCAGtcacttattcattcagcaaatatccATGTCACTAATCATATGTCAGTTTCTGTGCTTAGGGGCTGAAGACTCTCTCTGGTTACAAACTCAGAACATGAAGGACTTGAATGCCAGACGGAGTTTGGGATAAATGCAGAAGGAAAAAGGAGCCACTGAAGGTTGTGATGTGGGAGGGGCAGAATTGGGCTGCAAGGTAGTGGGCAGGAGGTTGGGGGAGCATATTTGGCTATACTGCCTGAATGGTGTTCCTGACTCCTTTGCCAAGGTCTGAGTTCTCCAAGACTCCAGAGCCTACTAGATTCATGGGACTGGCCATCAGGTGACCCACTCCACTGCCTGGTGTGTGACAACTGTTACAATAAGTAGCTGCCTGGGCCCTGGAGGAGCCCATCTACCCTTCCCTACTCAACTCAAGTAAAGCCCAGATGTTAGGTGGAGAGGGCCTCTAGGGAAAATGTCTCATAAAATAACCAAATGCTCCAGAGGGTAAGGATGAGAATGACCTTTACAGATACTGTGACTTACTTTGAAATTTCCCCTGACCTCATGTCTCTGAATCTCTGTCTCCTATGCTTTAACCCTCTTTCTTTGCCACTGCTCATCTGATTCCAGCTTTTTCCCAGCTTCTTTCCAGCAGATGGCAGATGCCATTACCACTCCAGGCCTCTAGGGGGTGCAATTTGCCTTAAAGTTCATGGTGGTACTTGGCGCAACGGGGCAATGCTGTGAATTTTCAGGAGCAGCTTTGATGGTAATGtaatggggagaaaaaaagatgttattttaaaagcatgctAAAATTGTTTGAAACAGTgggaaaaagcaaacaataaacTGGCAAAAGCAAACTACAGACTACTATACAaccatttaaaagaatgaagtcaCTTTCTATATGCTGACATTGGAAGGAGCTCCAAGAGTTAAGTGGTGGGAGAGGGAAGGCCAAGTTTCAGAAAATGTGCACGATATGACACCACTTATgttaaaatacaaagtaaaactacaaaaactaaaaaggcTTGGAATAGTTACCTCTTAGGAGGAGAATGTAATGGGGGAGAGTAAAGAAGTTATGCTTGTTAAAATACTTGTTACATTAAAcaataataggctgggcatggtggctcacacctgtaatcccagcactctgggaggccaaggtgggcagatcacttgaaatcaggaattcaagaccagcctggccaacgtggtgaacccctatttttagtaaaaatacaaaaattagctgggtgtggtggtgtgtgcttataattccagctacttgagagactgagggaggagaatcacttgaacctgggaggcagaggttgcagtgagacaagattgggctactgcactccagtctgggcaacagagcaagactctgtctaaaaaaccccaataataaataaaattggctgTAGTTTTAAACTGATGTCCTAGGATTATGAACACATTCCACTGAGAGAACTGTTCTTGTTTAGAAAAACAGCTCAAGAGGCTCCCTAGGTGTGGTCTAGAAGGAGAGAAGCAAgcaaggtaagaaaaaaaaatagtagttgAATAATAAAAGTATAGGCCTCTgtagaaaggagggaggaagttgTAGTGAAAGGGCCTTTCAGACTGAGGAGGCAGCAGTAATTGTTGGGCGGCAGGAGCCTGTGGAGGAGGATGGACAGGAGGGTGCCTCGGATGGCAGAGGAGCATGGAAGGATAGTCATGACCTATATTTAATTGTAAACTCTTTCCTGTATGTCCTATTTTGTAATTTCTCTTCAAGAAACCAAAGTTTTCATAGAAGTGTATTATTTACAGCAGCTGTGAGACAGTGAAACTTTGGTCCCTGAAGAGAGAGGGGCAACACGTGGGGTGAAGGGAGAGCAACAGTGACAGGAGCTGTGGACAGTAGCCAGGAGCAAGGGGACTTCACAGGATCAGGCTGCACAGTAAACTGACTTTGGAGTAGACATGAGACAAAACCACAAGGGAAACGTGACCTGGAAAGAAGGGGAGATATTTGGGTTTTCTAAGAAATGAAGGGGAAATTCCCCCAAATAGTGCCAACTAGGCCCTGAGATCTCTAGATGGGCTCAGGCTATAATCGGGAGAAGGGCTTGGCTTCTAGGGTTGGAACCCTCATTCCTTTCTATCCCTTAGACGTAGCAAGTAACACCCTACCTCTAAGGCAGCCTGATCAAGTGTTTGATGGGACTTTCAAGTCCTCTCTCTGGGATTTCATGCTTTTCCCCTTGCAGCTATCCCCTGGAATACCTGGAATATTCTTGGCTTCAGAGATGCCTCCTAGAGTTTCAGCCTCCTGCAGAGAACTGTAACTGCCCTCTTTGCCTGCAGGAGACAAGGTGCCTGGCAGTGCCAATGACTTGAAGGCTTGAGTCTTGGAATCATCTAGGCTGAGCTGGTTTATCTGTGGCACCTCATTGTTGACCCAGCCCAGAGCACCTTGTCTACTCCCCACATCTCCCTCACCCCCCAGACACACTCACCCAGCTTCACTTGGAGCGGGGATGGTTTGTAATTCATGGCTACTGACTCACCCTCCCGGGCGTCACAGTCTCCGTCTGAGATGGAGGCGGCGGCTGGGTCCTGTGGGGAGAAAGCAGTAAGACAGAGAGTTGTTAGAGAGTGAAGACAGGGGGCTGCTATCAACCCTGAAGCTAGCCTTCCCACCTGCCCCCTAGGTCTGTGAGCATTCACCCCTGACAGCAGGCAGGGCATTCAGGGAGAGAGGGTAAACCCATCTACTGTGGGACAAAATCACTGGGCTAGGTAGAAGAACCTACCTAGGTAAGGAACTGGGTGTCTGTCCTCAAAGTCCTGTATGGTCCAGCCTCCTTCAGAAAGCCCACCATGATTTCTTTAAACTCACAGGATTTCCTTCTCCTAACTCCCATATTAGTAGCCCTTCCCCTCAGGCCTTTTCTGTGTACTTGCTTAGCAAGGTCTTTCTAGGTTCCTGTCAGTTTAAGTCTAGGTTAAGGGGAGAGTAGTGTTCTCTGAGATGGGTcttctccctctgtttcccagtGCTAAACAGGTGCCTTCACAGGATCCAGAGAACTGACTGGCCAAGCCACACCAGCTTTCAAGGCTACAGCCATTGGACAAAAAGAGATCTAATGAGGACTTCTCCAGTTCACAAATTATACCTAAAAAGTTCTCCTGGGAGAACCTAAAAGGTTGGCTAGGTATGGTAGGTGAGAAGACAAATACTGATAAACCAGCAGGTGGCCAGTTAGTCTTTTGCTGCCCAGAGTGCAAAACACTTGATTCTACAGATGGCCAGGAAGATAGGAAAGTACACATTCTGTGTATTGTTCTCAGTCTGGAACCTCTGACATCCTCCTCACTGCCCTCTCTGCTAACTTCCTCTCACAGGGCTGGGCCTTGGGCTGTCCAGAGTCCTTTTTGTGATAggactctgtcacctaggttggagtgcagtggcaagatctcagctcactgcaacctcggcctcccgggttcaagcaattctcctgcctcagcctcctgaacaggtgggactacaggcgtgcaccaccacgcccagctaatttttgtatttttagtagagatgggtttcatcatattggtcaggctggtcttgaactcctgaccttgtgatccacccacctcagcctcctaaagtgctgggattacaggcatgagccaccgcacctggcccaaagtCCTTATCTAGCCTTGCCATCCCCTCACAAACACCCTTCTCTGCTGCAATATCTAGAGCCCTGGCCCACCCTGCCTCAGTCAGCTGGAGGCAGCTGAGGACATCTGCATTCTTCCTGAGACTCTGATGGCCAACCATGGATAGGGCTGATGACATCCTAGTTGTCTTTGCATTTTAACCAGGGCCTGTAGAGTGCTAAGCCTAAGCTGTGAGGAGTGCAGAGGGGATCCAAGGCTGCTGCCTGTTCTGCCTCTGAGGATGCAGGGAGTAGACAGATGGGCATGTAGAATGCTGCCACGGTGTCAGGCCCAGGGATCTGAGTGACTGCTGGTGATCCAGCAAGGGAAGGATATATAACCATTATGGTGACTTCTGTTCCCTTTAAAATGAGGCAGTGGGAATGAAAACATGCTTGTCACTAAGGGGAAAGGGAAAAGTCTAGAATGTTTGGGAGGGAAATCTTGGCCTTGTCTGTGTTCCTTCAGGCCATCCAGAGCACATCCTTAGCCCTGACTGAGTAGAAGAGCAGGAAGCTTTGCTCAGAAAGAAAGGCTGAGTGCTGCAGTCTCTGCATCTTGGGCCATTTCCCATGCTGCAAGTCCTTCATCCTCCCTGGCTGAGCAACCCTCTTGAGAGACTCATAGCACCTGTGCCACACAGTCTTGGAGAAGCAAACCTCTAGTGGCCCTGAGATGCCTCTCTGTAGCCAGAACACCCTCTCAGCTGCTACCTGCAGGGGAGGTGGAGATGGAATAGCTGGGCTCTGAATTTCCTGTGGGCCTCAGAAAGTGCTCACTGAAAAGCAGCCAGAGGGAAGTGTTTTTAAAGGACAAATCCCATAAACACGCTGGTGGGACCCTACCAGGGCAGTACTGGCACATTTCCAAGTCCCAAGTCACATTGCTTCGCCTTTTTTGTAGCATTTGTCACATGTCACATATACCACATGCATTTGGAAAAGGCTTCCTCCCTTGGCTCATCTCTTGCCTCTTTGACCATCATTTCTCTGTTCTCCTACAACCCTTTGCCTCCTCTGTAGGGTGCTGCCATCggccctcctctctctccttgggAAGCCCTCATGTCTCCTATAGTTCGGATTGGCATTTTTATATTGATGACTTCTAAATCTTTTGCCTTTCAATCCTGCTTCTCCTCCTTAACCCTCTACCTCATCTATCATATGAGAGTGTTATGCCTCACCATTCCTTCTCTagggctgatttttaaaaacacaagccCTTAGACACTTGGGGCTAACTTTGTACTCTTCAGTGCAGATGACTTCATCAGAGTTTCTTCTTTCAGTCTGGAGTACTGGGTATAAATGGTAACATGGGAGGTAGATTGTGCAGGAAGGACAGGGCCTGGGAAGCCATTGAGCAACTCTGGTCACAGGGACCTACATGTGGCCCTTGAGGCCTACTGGGCAGTTCCAGGCGGTATGTGATCCTGAATGAAACTGCCAACTCCTTTGGGCCATGACTCAGGGTGGTCCTGACCAGGGAGCAGAGCCCTAGGTTGAGAGGCCCCATGCAAAGCCCACCATCAGCATCTCCTCCATCACTATCCATGATAGAAGGCCACCTTAGTGGCAAGCACAAAGATCTCTGGCACTGTGCCTGCAAACTTAAGCCTTTACTGTGAGCTTCCTCTGTGTCTTCCCTTAGAAATGCAGCCAATGCATCACAACCATCACATGGCAATGTAATCAGGgagattaaatgtaaaatattcatgAATGTAAGTATCAGAAAAGACTCCAGGCAGAAGGAAGTGCCTGGCTCCAAGAAATCAGGGAGAATTTAAAGTGCACCCCAAGGACATCTGGAGGCGTTAGCTAGATCCGGGAACTAGAGTGGGGATTAACAAGATTATTAATAAACACTCAGCAGAGACAGACATTGAAATGCATCTCTAACAGCAGCCCATGTTTCTGCAACCCTTCAAATAAATTCTCCAAAGACTACAGAGATGATTAATAGCCCAGCCTCACTGTTTCTGGGACAGGATATATAGGCTAATGGCCAGTGCAAAGCCAATATAGCTAGAGGAAGGCAAAAGCATCAGAAGACTCCTTAGAATCATAATAGTTTGGTCCACTGATTTTCATTAAACTGTGTTCCCTGAGTGACTGTGAGGGGGAACAATAGGATGGGGGTCTGGCTTCCCTTTAACAAGGGTAGATTCACCTTTTTTTCATGTATGTATCAGCCTCTTGCAACATTTTGttggagaaaatgttttattttttttaaaggttaaaatctttgattttaaatctttaaaaatgttttattatggaaattattATAGCAAGTAGAGAAAACAATGTAGTGAGATCATGGGTACCTATCAACGGCTTCAACAAATATCAACTTATCAacccattctttttaaaaatgaggaaaactggGCCCAGAGGGGAAGTGTCTTACCCAAGGTCAATGATGGAGTCAATAACCTTTCAAAGCATGTAGGGAGGGACATAGGGAAGAGAACATGACTTGGGCTTGGAGCTAAAGACAGGCCCTCTGGGAGGCTGATCCTTTCCTGCAGGCCCAAGCATCAGTCTGTATATTAACCTCTTCCCTTGCCTCCCTGCCCCAGGGCTGTACCAATTCATGAACTGTCTTTAGCTGGCTGGCCTTACTTATTGGAGCTGTGGGTAGTACAGTCAATACACTTGTAGGCTGGGACCTAAGAGATCCCAGAAAAGCAGTATAGAATTGGGTGGgtaaaaaagggaaacaaaggaaaaaaccaAGTGTAGAACCTTCAAGGCTCATGCCTGGAGTCTTAAGAAGGAGGACCTGGAGAAGTAGATGGAAGAGTCTGCTTTCCCGAATGACTCGCAGACCTTTACGGGCTACTCTGGGAGGACTCTGGGTGGCAAAAAAGAAGACTCGTAGCGGGTCTTGTAGTTCCTAATGTACGTCTTCAGATCCATGAGCTCATCTGATTCATATAAGTACCTGGTAGACATGTGATTGCCTCCTCAACATTCAAATTATACTCCTCCTCCACTGGGCAACAGACATATGGCTTGGATAGGCTGACCTCACTCTCAGTGCTAAGGGGATGCTCTGTTAAAGGAAGACAGTCTACACAATCCCATCCTCCTTGCCACACAGACTGAAAGGAATAGTgtttttttattgtggttttttcttttctttctttttttttgagatggagtttcactcttattgcccagtctggagtgcaatggcataatcttgcctcaccgcaacttccacttcctgggttcaagtgatttttctgcctcagcctcctgagtagctgggattacaggcatatgccaccacgcctggctaattttttttatttttagtaaagatggggtttttccacattggtcaggctggtcttgaactcctgacctcaggtaatccacttgcctcggcctcccaaagtgctgggtttacaggcatgcgccactgcacctggctaactgAAAGGAATATTGTAATGGTTAAAAGTACAGGTTCTGGAGCCAGAGTGCctaggttcaaattccagctcctcCAGTTACTAGCTGTACTATCTGGGTTTCG from the Callithrix jacchus isolate 240 chromosome 1, calJac240_pri, whole genome shotgun sequence genome contains:
- the FAM219A gene encoding protein FAM219A isoform X8, which produces MMEEIDRFQDPAAASISDGDCDAREEKQRELARKGSLKNGSMGSPVNQQPKKNNVMARTRLVVPNKGYSSLDQSPDEKPLVALDTDSDDDFDMSRYSSSGYSSAEINQDLNIQLLKDGYRLDEIPDDEDLDLIPPKSVNPTCMCCQATSSTACHIQ
- the FAM219A gene encoding protein FAM219A isoform X7, coding for MMEEIDRFQDPAAASISDGDCDAREEKQRELARKGSLKNGSMGSPVNQQPKKNNVMARTRLVVPNKGYSSLDQSPDEKPLVALDTDSDDDFDMSRYSSSGYSSAEQINQDLNIQLLKDGYRLDEIPDDEDLDLIPPKSVNPTCMCCQATSSTACHIQ
- the FAM219A gene encoding protein FAM219A isoform X4, with the protein product MMEEIDRFQDPAAASISDGDCDAREGESVAMNYKPSPLQVKLEKQRELARKGSLKNGSMGSPVNQQPKKNNVMARTRLVVPNKGYSSLDQSPDEKPLVALDTDSDDDFDMSRYSSSGYSSAEINQDLNIQLLKDGYRLDEIPDDEDLDLIPPKSVNPTCMCCQATSSTACHIQ
- the FAM219A gene encoding protein FAM219A isoform X6 — its product is MMEEIDRFQVPTAHSEMQPLDPAAASISDGDCDAREEKQRELARKGSLKNGSMGSPVNQQPKKNNVMARTRLVVPNKGYSSLDQSPDEKPLVALDTDSDDDFDMSRYSSSGYSSAEINQDLNIQLLKDGYRLDEIPDDEDLDLIPPKSVNPTCMCCQATSSTACHIQ
- the FAM219A gene encoding protein FAM219A isoform X3, translated to MMEEIDRFQDPAAASISDGDCDAREGESVAMNYKPSPLQVKLEKQRELARKGSLKNGSMGSPVNQQPKKNNVMARTRLVVPNKGYSSLDQSPDEKPLVALDTDSDDDFDMSRYSSSGYSSAEQINQDLNIQLLKDGYRLDEIPDDEDLDLIPPKSVNPTCMCCQATSSTACHIQ
- the FAM219A gene encoding protein FAM219A isoform X2, giving the protein MMEEIDRFQVPTAHSEMQPLDPAAASISDGDCDAREGESVAMNYKPSPLQVKLEKQRELARKGSLKNGSMGSPVNQQPKKNNVMARTRLVVPNKGYSSLDQSPDEKPLVALDTDSDDDFDMSRYSSSGYSSAEINQDLNIQLLKDGYRLDEIPDDEDLDLIPPKSVNPTCMCCQATSSTACHIQ
- the FAM219A gene encoding protein FAM219A isoform X1 — encoded protein: MMEEIDRFQVPTAHSEMQPLDPAAASISDGDCDAREGESVAMNYKPSPLQVKLEKQRELARKGSLKNGSMGSPVNQQPKKNNVMARTRLVVPNKGYSSLDQSPDEKPLVALDTDSDDDFDMSRYSSSGYSSAEQINQDLNIQLLKDGYRLDEIPDDEDLDLIPPKSVNPTCMCCQATSSTACHIQ
- the FAM219A gene encoding protein FAM219A isoform X5, producing the protein MMEEIDRFQVPTAHSEMQPLDPAAASISDGDCDAREEKQRELARKGSLKNGSMGSPVNQQPKKNNVMARTRLVVPNKGYSSLDQSPDEKPLVALDTDSDDDFDMSRYSSSGYSSAEQINQDLNIQLLKDGYRLDEIPDDEDLDLIPPKSVNPTCMCCQATSSTACHIQ